From Saccharibacillus brassicae:
TGATAACAGAAGAAATCCTTGAACAATATGGAAGAAAAAGCATTACTCTCACTAAAACAACATTGAGAACAACTACAGAAGATGGTACGGAAATGGATGTCTGGATGCTTTCATTTTTACCACATAATGAAGATGTGGGGGAGATATAAAATCATGAATTATTTGGAATCCTATCTTCAAACTATTATAAGTAGAGGGCACCTTCAACTGGCAGACTCTATAAAAAAAACCGTCGAAGACGTTGCTCCCACGTATCTAGAGAAATTTTCGTTTGTTGATCATGAGGTAGGACTACTTTTTGGAAATGTGCAGTCTGGAAAAACCGGACAAATGTTTGGTATTATTTCTGCAGCTTCAGACTTAGGATTTCCCGTGTTTATAATTTTAACAACTGACAATGTTCTTCTCCAACAACAAACTATCGATAGAGTTAGAGCTGATTTAAATGGTTATTGTGTTTGTGATGAATACGATTCAGAGGTATTTGTAAAGAATTCTCTTATGGAACCTGTGATTATTGTTTTAAAGAAAAATGTTAATACGCTTAAGCAATGGAGCAACCTGTTAGCTTCAACAGGTTTTATGAAAGGGAATCCATTATTTATTATTGATGACGAAGCTGATGCTGCTTCGTTAAATACTTTTGTTAATAAAAACAAAAAGTCCTCAATTAATAGATATTTAGAGGAAATAAAAACAAAGTCGGCGAGCAGTATTTATCTTCAAGTCACTGGAACACCGCAAGCTATATTGTTACAAGCGAAAACGTCAGGTTGGCGTCCTTATTTCGCGTACTATTTTAGACCAGGCAACGGTTACTTAGGAGGCGATTTCTTCTTTCCTAAAACTGGATTTTCTCAGTCTGTTGTAGTTAATGAGCTAAGCGAAAACCCACTAAAAGCAACTGTTGTTTCTCATCTGGTAGCTTCTGCTCAAATATTAATAGCCGGTGGTAAGGTTTGTAACTGTTTGATTCATCCTAGTGTTCGTCAAGCAGTTCACACTCAATTTTATAACGATGTAAAAAAAGAGCTTCAATTCTGTATTGAGAATATTAACAATCTTAATTTCATATCAGAATTGAAAAAAGAATTTGATCAGGCCTGTCCCAAAAAACACGAGCGCAAGACTTTTGAAGAGGTATACGAGAAAATCAAAAACACTTTGATTAAAGACGAAATTAAAGTACTAATTATGAATGGCTCTTCCAAAGTTATTAGCGATCAGTACGAGAATGGCTCTAATATTATAATAGGTGGAAATACACTAGGAAGAGGAGTCACCTTCCCGGGCCTTCAAACAATCTTCTATACCCGCATTGCTAAAAAACCTCAGGCGGATACAATGTGGCAACATAGTCGAATGTTTGGTTATGATCGAGATGCTGGTTTAATGAAAGTCTTTATAGATAAAAAGCTGTATAAATTATTTTCAGATATTAATGCTACGAATAATTCTATTATCTCTCAAGTTGAACGCGGCTTAAAAGAAATTAAAATTTATTATCCGCAAGATATCTTACCTACTAGAAAAAATGTAATATATAGTAAAAAAATAGATATTATTTCTGGTGGAACTAATTATTATCCTTTCTCTCCAAAAAACAATACCATAGAAGATCTCAACAAACTTTTTCAAAGGTTCGATGAAACAGAAAATTATTATCAGGTTAGTTTACGGCTTATAATAGAAATTTTTGATCATATTACTTCAGAAGCGGATTTTCGGATTAAATCTTTTGTGAATATTATAAAGTCAATGCTAGCTGACTTTCCTGTCGCACAAGGGATACTTATTGTCCGAAGAAATAGAAATGTTGCTAGAGGTACAGGAGCACTGTTATCACCAAATGATTGGCAACTAGGTACAACTTTTCAGGACAAGGTAGTATTGACTGTTTATCAAGTAACAGGTGACAAAGGTTGGGAAGGAGAAAAAATGTGGGTTCCTAATATAAAATTACCGAATGATGTTATCTATTATAGTGTGAATGATGATGATGCAGAAGAGTTAGATGATCTTTGATCTTACGGTTTTGATAAAATTTTAAGTGAATTAAATAGTGACTTGTCTTAATTTAATATTAAAATTTTGAGCTTATTTGATGGTTTTAATAATTTTTAAAAATCAAAAATCACAGAATTAACATTAGATAAGGCAAGTCGCTAAGTTTATTTAGAAAAGCTTCTTGTAATGCCTGAAGTCATACTAGAATTTATAAATTTAAATTTTATATATCTCCTCTTGACTTCAAAAGGAGGAAGGGGTATTATATAGAAGTTGACTTTTTGAGATTTTGTTCCTTGAAAACTGAACAGTAAGTGAGTCGCGATGATGAAGATCATTGTGAGAATAAAGATTCTTGAGCAATCGAGAATTGCTACGTTTCAACGAGCACATGGTGCTTTCTTTTAAACGGCGACTTTTGTCGCCCATTTAAATGGAGAGTTTGATCCTGGCTCAGGACGAACGCTGGCGGCATGCCTAATACATGCAAGTCGAGCGGACTAAGGTGGAACTTGTTCCACCGAAGTTAGCGGCGGACGGGTGAGTAACACGTAGGCAACCTGCCTTTCAGTCTGGGATAACTTCCGGAAACGGATGCTAATACCGGATACATCATTTCTCCGCATGGAGAGATGAGGAAAGACGGCGCAAGCTGTCACTGAGAGATGGGCCTGCGGCGCATTAGCTAGTTGGTGGGGTAACGGCTCACCAAGGCGACGATGCGTAGCCGACCTGAGAGGGTGAACGGCCACACTGGGACTGAGACACGGCCCAGACTCCTACGGGAGGCAGCAGTAGGG
This genomic window contains:
- a CDS encoding Z1 domain-containing protein, with protein sequence MNYLESYLQTIISRGHLQLADSIKKTVEDVAPTYLEKFSFVDHEVGLLFGNVQSGKTGQMFGIISAASDLGFPVFIILTTDNVLLQQQTIDRVRADLNGYCVCDEYDSEVFVKNSLMEPVIIVLKKNVNTLKQWSNLLASTGFMKGNPLFIIDDEADAASLNTFVNKNKKSSINRYLEEIKTKSASSIYLQVTGTPQAILLQAKTSGWRPYFAYYFRPGNGYLGGDFFFPKTGFSQSVVVNELSENPLKATVVSHLVASAQILIAGGKVCNCLIHPSVRQAVHTQFYNDVKKELQFCIENINNLNFISELKKEFDQACPKKHERKTFEEVYEKIKNTLIKDEIKVLIMNGSSKVISDQYENGSNIIIGGNTLGRGVTFPGLQTIFYTRIAKKPQADTMWQHSRMFGYDRDAGLMKVFIDKKLYKLFSDINATNNSIISQVERGLKEIKIYYPQDILPTRKNVIYSKKIDIISGGTNYYPFSPKNNTIEDLNKLFQRFDETENYYQVSLRLIIEIFDHITSEADFRIKSFVNIIKSMLADFPVAQGILIVRRNRNVARGTGALLSPNDWQLGTTFQDKVVLTVYQVTGDKGWEGEKMWVPNIKLPNDVIYYSVNDDDAEELDDL